The following coding sequences are from one Rutidosis leptorrhynchoides isolate AG116_Rl617_1_P2 chromosome 11, CSIRO_AGI_Rlap_v1, whole genome shotgun sequence window:
- the LOC139876427 gene encoding uncharacterized protein isoform X2 produces MDNHWQIRKCSSTWQSSVQPATEMIPSPVSQVQSHDSVRNPVISSNHYSYPHIMQERSSSTRKMLVDPFLQTSSFSLHNSNLSAMGTPFFTLLSGPPSLSQYNSQQIPSSKSSNPPSKAYVFNSNTIVGPPQREASYGSSNPPTQVINNSYLKSKVNICSVVPVRSLASDGGNTTSCLHDVVQARKLSDPTVELAKAANYHTSHGIQQSNDFSSLKAAPISGPMPAQREKLHNPSIPLQPSPLISGLPRVFCLYASGNLLLSSNGVLGVVCSCHGFRMSISNFLEHSGLRNVNPGDAVHMDSGETIAQWRKVYFSRFGIKIPEDHCGWHWPEGYSTSADLVKSREKVPDVTKISDLSKTVGFRKSFAASVHPSTNIIFPVDHSSCSSFLSEIRSHSNANSGAVNKTMQQSVTHSFQSGPTYVDPNYKTNNMFSCQQDLQSIRSIGRDSEKYNNSSGGDKRGKTKVSSNIELRLGQPAQQSKLFGKSNLSGFSGHVGRVSHPTELVSSQLLNYNGTKKVLEEAKQIVNCAAKAAISSSIEGQNRLGFSNLGFGAYSTRTEFQPEKLKGDAVVGSVNSILFSNLENPKDKMPKQQYGESQISKLGSVNFECNMERFKLLDKEKQSEHVDNVYSRPVTWQPVSPRPTLIPGAQSTVFSSTVMNSHVHSLRPDVTRANQNDQTLPGNQISENSNPIIHPLKSFTRVDMGEDICSSSGHRHCCQGTSCAYNVPNKCNCWLQRNIMIKKFNLEENKFVSAFGEPSQIRPSVLSPSKMEKDKDRTTLHDKSNSLVEIIETPKSNLKKVEFNTFQWKDVPNKIPRTCHVPCTDQPADVTEQISDVIVKCVDQPGQKVDSLKEQVLSNISSKCSAPALTQASVKISNGDSCTDDAQNTDCAKNFAVDAASGIQKNWSSDDDDDGDEHDSSSNNGFDIKNKSVNDKRSKVVSDQSGRNLVDEIRVIDSLRLKKVQSQVHTKLHSHRNGTSLKPFEKEFESRKRKKEKKFKILGKSFLASPVSSVSTGSSSHSSQFLDDVHKNDKNRKKLSCKTLKRVRVHDDFREIPESSRGKKIRMETNVSEMHCKKISKPIVCGKYGLISNGDTSKPAKIFSLGKILKTAKKCSTDGRKLVKKRHIKASKKAIIRVGNRHSDRLSNLKKDKYCIGTSVFSDGDPMEASNSGLGNRKRRKGKEIRIRSIYDLIKEGKDSGFAENFKKIKSIPQDNLKNGGYSNDVHEVHNISRCLKEVASKSTIDLDTHCDVCGSFNNDEVNCLLECNRCLIKVHQACYGISKVPKGFWHCRPCRENATNMVCVLCGYEGGVMTRAVQSSNIVRSLLNAWNVVTESHENQVDIVTPKNTICVHIRATSVPDQAVKNPSNPVKGKMVTNSVIAGFFNSSVKQWVHMVCGLWTPGTRCPNVNTMSAFDVSNAHSPKGTVVCSMCKRAGGCCIRCRVINCAVHFHPWCAHQKGLLQSVIEGVDNDKIGFYGRCELHATENHFNQKTTTQSIQVASPDEKETCARTEGYKGRKREGFRHDSRHNASSTGGYVVQQEQLDAWNHINRQLLYKRRFQRTPQLVQDVEYDVRKEYARYKQSKNWKQLVVYKSGIHALGLYTSNFISQSAMVVEYVGEIVGLRVADRRELEYQSGKQLQYKSACYFFKIDKEHIIDATRKGGVARFVNHSCQPNCVAKVITIRGEKKVVFFAVRDIYPGEEITYDYHFNNEDEGKKILCSCNSNNCRRYLN; encoded by the exons ATGGATAATCATTGGCAGATTAGAAAATGTAGTTCCACGTGGCAGTCATCGGTGCAACCGGCGACGGAGATGATTCCGTCGCCGGTTTCTCAAGTTCAGTCGCACGATTCTGTTAGGAATCCG GTGATCAGTTCAAATCACTACTCATATCCACATATTATGCAAGAACGAAGTTCATCAACCCGCAAAATGCTGGTTGATCCctttcttcaaacttcaagtttCAGTTTACACAACTCAAACCTGTCAGCGATGGGAACTCCCTTTTTTACCCTCCTTTCCGGACcaccatctctctctcaatataattCCCAACAGATACCGAGTTCAAAGTCATCCAATCCACCCAGTAAAGCTTACGTCTTCAATAGCAATACTATTGTGGGTCCCCCACAACGTGAAGCTTCATATGGTTCCTCCAATCCGCCAACACAAGTCATTAATAATAGCTATCTGAAGTCGAAAGTCAATATCTGTTCTGTTGTTCCGGTCAGGAGTTTGGCAAGTGATGGTGGAAATACTACTTCTTGTTTGCATGATGTTGTGCAGGCTAGAAAACTAAGTGATCCGACTGTAGAGCTTGCTAAGGCGGCCAATTATCACACATCTCATGGTATTCAACAATCAAATGACTTCTCTTCTCTGAAAGCTGCACCGATTTCTGGTCCAATGCCAGCTCAACGTGAGAAGCTTCACAACCCATCCATCCCTCTTCAACCATCTCCTCTCATAAGTGGTTTACCACGTGTGTTTTGTCTGTATGCAA GTGGTAATCTGTTGCTCAGCAGTAATGGAGTCCTTGGAGTTGTTTGTTCTTGCCATGGTTTTCGCATGTCAATTTCCAATTTTTTAGAG CATTCAGGATTGCGGAATGTTAATCCCGGAGATGCTGTCCATATGGATAGCGGCGAAACAATAGCTCAGTGGCGGAAGGTCTACTTTTCACGGTTTGGG ATTAAAATACCAGAAGATCATTGTGGATGGCACTGGCCTGAAGGATATTCCACATCAGCTGATTTGGTCAAATCTAGAGAAAAGGTGCCCGACGTAACCAAAATTTCTGATCTGTCCAAGACTGTTGGTTTCCGTAAATCATTTGCAGCATCCGTACATCCATCGACAAACATAATATTTCCAGTTGATCATAGTTCATGCTCAAGTTTTCTCAGCGAGATCCGATCTCATAGCAATGCAAACAGTGGCGCAGTTAATAAGACTATGCAGCAGTCTGTGACTCATTCTTTTCAGTCTGGTCCAACATACGTTGATCCAAACTACAAGACCAATAACATGTTCAGCTGCCAACAAGACCTGCAAAGTATAAGAAGTATTGGCAGAGATTCTGAAAAATATAACAACTCTAGCGGTGGTGATAAAAGGGGAAAAACTAAAGTTTCCTCAAATATTGAGCTGAGACTAGGACAGCCAGCTCAGCAGAGTAAATTATTTGGGAAATCTAATTTGTCGGGTTTTAGTGGTCACGTTGGCAGAGTTAGCCATCCCACCGAATTGGTTTCCTCACAGCTGCTGAATTATAATG GCACTAAGAAAGTTCTAGAGGAAGCCAAGCAAATTGTTAACTGTGCTGCTAAAGCTGCTATATCCAGTTCAATTGAAGGACAAAACCGTTTAGGGTTTTCAAATCTTGGATTTGGAGCCTATAGCACAAGAACAGAATTCCAGCCTGAAAAATTGAAAGGTGATGCAGTTGTAGGTTCGGTCAACTCCATACTATTTTCGAACTTGGAAAATCCTAAAGATAAAATGCCTAAGCAACAATACGGTGAATCTCAAATTTCCAAGCTTGGTTCAGTAAACTTCGAGTGCAATATGGAAAGATTCAAGCTTTTGGATAAAGAGAAACAGTCGGAACATGTTGACAATGTATATTCTAGACCAGTTACATGGCAACCTGTGTCTCCTAGACCAACTTTGATACCAGGTGCACAATCAACGGTATTTTCATCTACGGTTATGAATTCACATGTACACTCCTTGAGACCGGATGTCACACGCGCGAATCAAAATGACCAAACTTTACCAGGAAATCaaataagtgaaaattcaaatccAATAATCCATCCATTAAAATCATTTACAAG GGTTGATATGGGTGAAGATATTTGCTCATCATCTGGGCATAGACACTGCTGTCAGGGTACATCTTGTGCATATAATGTTCCAAATAAGTGCAACTGTTGGCTACAAAGAAACATTATGATTAAAAAATTTAATCTTGAGGAGAACAAATTTGTCAGTGCTTTTGGGGAGCCATCACAAATCAGACCCTCTGTATTATCTCCTTCTAAGATGGAGAAAGATAAAGATAGAACAACATTGCATGATAAATCTAATTCTTTAGTTGAAATTATTGAAACACCGAAGTCAAATTTGAAGAAAGTCGAGTTTAATACTTTTCAGTGGAAAGACGTTCCCAACAAAATCCCGAGAACGTGTCATGTGCCATGCACAGACCAGCCGGCTGACGTCACTGAACAAATTTCCGATGTAATAGTCAAATGCGTTGACCAACCGGGTCAAAAGGTTGATTCTTTAAAGGAGCAGGTTTTGTCTAATATATCATCCAAGTGTTCTGCTCCTGCGTTGACCCAGGCTTCAGTCAAAATTAGCAACGGAGACTCGTGTACTGATGATGCACAGAACACTGATTGTGCTAAGAACTTTGCTGTAGATGCAGCTTCAGGGATTCAAAAAAACTGGTcctctgatgatgatgatgatggtgatgaacaTGATAGTAGTAGTAACAATGGATTTGATATAAAAAACAAATCCGTAAACGACAAACGATCTAAAGTGGTTTCTGATCAATCGGGTCGTAATCTCGTTGATGAGATTAGAGTAATAGATTCTTTAAGATTGAAGAAAGTACAGAGTCAAGTTCACACTAAACTTCATTCCCATCGAAATGGTACTTCGTTGAAACCATTTGAGAAGGAATTTGAAtctagaaaaagaaaaaaagaaaaaaaattcaaaattcttgGAAAATCGTTCCTTGCCTCCCCTGTTTCATCTGTATCAACTGGAAGTTCGAGCCACTCATCTCAGTTTCTTGATGATGtacataaaaatgataaaaatagaaaGAAACTTTCATGTAAGACTCTGAAAAGGGTTCGTGTTCATGATGATTTTCGTGAAATTCCAGAATCTTCACGTGGAAAGAAGATAAGGATGGAAACGAATGTTTCAGAAATGCATTGTAAAAAGATTTCTAAGCCAATAGTATGTGGTAAGTATGGTCTTATCTCAAATGGTGATACATCTAAACCAGCAAAGATTTTTTCTCTTGGGAAGATTCTTAAAACCGCCAAAAAATGTTCTACTGATGGAAGGAAATTGGTAAAGAAAAGGCACATAAAGGCATCAAAGAAAGCTATTATTAGGGTAGGCAATCGACACTCGGATAGACTTTCTAATTTGAAGAAGGATAAATACTGCATAGGTACTTCAGTGTTCAGCGATGGTGATCCTATGGAAGCTTCAAATAGTGGGTTGGGCAACCGTAAAAGGCGAAAGGGAAAGGAGATTCGCATACGCAGCATATACGACTTAATCAAAGAAG GAAAGGACTCTGGTTTTGCTGAAAATTTTAAGAAGATAAAGTCCATACCCCAAGATAACTTGAAGAATGGTGGATACAGTAACGATGTCCATGAAGTACACAATATATCCAG ATGCCTAAAGGAGGTAGCATCCAAATCAACAATAGATTTGGATACACACTGTGATGTTTGTGGAAGCTTTAACAACGATGAAGTGAATTGCTTGTTGGAGTGCAACCGATGCTTGATTAAA GTGCATCAGGCTTGTTATGGCATCTCAAAAGTTCCCAAAGGTTTTTGGCATTGCAGGCCTTGCAGGGAAAATGCCACCAATATG GTATGTGTTCTATGTGGTTATGAAGGTGGGGTCATGACACGAGCTGTTCAAAGTAGCAACATTGTAAGAAGCCTTCTGAACGCATGGAATGTTGTTACAGAATCACATGAGAATCAAGTTGATATTGTTACACCCAAAAATACCATTTGTGTACATATAAGGGCAACTTCGGTACCCGATCAAGCGGTCAAGAATCCTTCTAATCCCGTCAAAGGCAAGATGGTAACGAACAGTGTAATAGCAGGCTTTTTCAACTCTTCTGTTAAGCAGTGGGTACATATGGTTTGTGGACTTTGGACACCTGGAACACGATGCCCAAATGTTAACACAATGAGTGCTTTTGATGTGTCTAATGCCCACTCTCCCAAAGGAACTGTG GTTTGTTCAATGTGTAAACGTGCTGGTGGTTGTTGCATAAGATGCAGAGTTATTAACTGTGCAGTTCACTTTCATCCCTGGTGCGCCCATCAAAAG GGCTTACTGCAAAGCGTGATCGAAGGAGTTGACAATGACAAGATTGGTTTCTATGGGAGATGTGAGCTTCATGCAACTGAAAACCATTTTAACCAAAAGACGACTACTCAGAGCATACAAGTTGCGAGTCCTGATGAAAAGGAAACATGTGCTCGAACCGAG GGTTACAAGGGACGAAAACGAGAAGGCTTTAGGCATGATAGTCGACATAATGCTAGCAGTACTGGTGGATACGTGGTTCAGCAAGAGCAATTAGATGCTTGGAATCATATAAATAGACAATTGTTATATAAAAGACGGTTTCAAAGGACACCACAGCTTGTTCAAGACGTAGAGTATGACGTCCGG AAAGAATATGCTCGCTATAAACAGTCGAAAAATTGGAAGCAGCTGGTGGTATACAAATCAGGGATACATGCACTTGGTCTGTATACATCAAATTTCATTTCACAGAGCGCAATG GTGGTTGAGTATGTTGGTGAAATAGTGGGGCTGCGTGTAGCTGATAGAAGAGAATTAGAATATCAGTCGGGAAAACAGTTGCAGTATAAAAGTGCCTGCTACTTTTTCAAGATTGATAAAGAACATATAATTGATGCAACCCGTAAAGGAGGAGTTGCCCGTTTTGTTAACCATTCTTGCCAG CCAAACTGTGTTGCCAAAGTGATAACCATACGGGGTGAAAAGAAG GTAGTGTTCTTCGCGGTAAGGGACATATATCCAGGAGAAGAGATAACGTATGACTACCATTTTAACAACGAAGATGAAGGTAAAAAGATTTTGTGCTCTTGCAATTCAAATAATTGCAGACGTTATCTCAACTAG
- the LOC139876427 gene encoding uncharacterized protein isoform X1 — protein MDNHWQIRKCSSTWQSSVQPATEMIPSPVSQVQSHDSVRNPVISSNHYSYPHIMQERSSSTRKMLVDPFLQTSSFSLHNSNLSAMGTPFFTLLSGPPSLSQYNSQQIPSSKSSNPPSKAYVFNSNTIVGPPQREASYGSSNPPTQVINNSYLKSKVNICSVVPVRSLASDGGNTTSCLHDVVQARKLSDPTVELAKAANYHTSHGIQQSNDFSSLKAAPISGPMPAQREKLHNPSIPLQPSPLISGLPRVFCLYASGNLLLSSNGVLGVVCSCHGFRMSISNFLEHSGLRNVNPGDAVHMDSGETIAQWRKVYFSRFGIKIPEDHCGWHWPEGYSTSADLVKSREKVPDVTKISDLSKTVGFRKSFAASVHPSTNIIFPVDHSSCSSFLSEIRSHSNANSGAVNKTMQQSVTHSFQSGPTYVDPNYKTNNMFSCQQDLQSIRSIGRDSEKYNNSSGGDKRGKTKVSSNIELRLGQPAQQSKLFGKSNLSGFSGHVGRVSHPTELVSSQLLNYNVGTKKVLEEAKQIVNCAAKAAISSSIEGQNRLGFSNLGFGAYSTRTEFQPEKLKGDAVVGSVNSILFSNLENPKDKMPKQQYGESQISKLGSVNFECNMERFKLLDKEKQSEHVDNVYSRPVTWQPVSPRPTLIPGAQSTVFSSTVMNSHVHSLRPDVTRANQNDQTLPGNQISENSNPIIHPLKSFTRVDMGEDICSSSGHRHCCQGTSCAYNVPNKCNCWLQRNIMIKKFNLEENKFVSAFGEPSQIRPSVLSPSKMEKDKDRTTLHDKSNSLVEIIETPKSNLKKVEFNTFQWKDVPNKIPRTCHVPCTDQPADVTEQISDVIVKCVDQPGQKVDSLKEQVLSNISSKCSAPALTQASVKISNGDSCTDDAQNTDCAKNFAVDAASGIQKNWSSDDDDDGDEHDSSSNNGFDIKNKSVNDKRSKVVSDQSGRNLVDEIRVIDSLRLKKVQSQVHTKLHSHRNGTSLKPFEKEFESRKRKKEKKFKILGKSFLASPVSSVSTGSSSHSSQFLDDVHKNDKNRKKLSCKTLKRVRVHDDFREIPESSRGKKIRMETNVSEMHCKKISKPIVCGKYGLISNGDTSKPAKIFSLGKILKTAKKCSTDGRKLVKKRHIKASKKAIIRVGNRHSDRLSNLKKDKYCIGTSVFSDGDPMEASNSGLGNRKRRKGKEIRIRSIYDLIKEGKDSGFAENFKKIKSIPQDNLKNGGYSNDVHEVHNISRCLKEVASKSTIDLDTHCDVCGSFNNDEVNCLLECNRCLIKVHQACYGISKVPKGFWHCRPCRENATNMVCVLCGYEGGVMTRAVQSSNIVRSLLNAWNVVTESHENQVDIVTPKNTICVHIRATSVPDQAVKNPSNPVKGKMVTNSVIAGFFNSSVKQWVHMVCGLWTPGTRCPNVNTMSAFDVSNAHSPKGTVVCSMCKRAGGCCIRCRVINCAVHFHPWCAHQKGLLQSVIEGVDNDKIGFYGRCELHATENHFNQKTTTQSIQVASPDEKETCARTEGYKGRKREGFRHDSRHNASSTGGYVVQQEQLDAWNHINRQLLYKRRFQRTPQLVQDVEYDVRKEYARYKQSKNWKQLVVYKSGIHALGLYTSNFISQSAMVVEYVGEIVGLRVADRRELEYQSGKQLQYKSACYFFKIDKEHIIDATRKGGVARFVNHSCQPNCVAKVITIRGEKKVVFFAVRDIYPGEEITYDYHFNNEDEGKKILCSCNSNNCRRYLN, from the exons ATGGATAATCATTGGCAGATTAGAAAATGTAGTTCCACGTGGCAGTCATCGGTGCAACCGGCGACGGAGATGATTCCGTCGCCGGTTTCTCAAGTTCAGTCGCACGATTCTGTTAGGAATCCG GTGATCAGTTCAAATCACTACTCATATCCACATATTATGCAAGAACGAAGTTCATCAACCCGCAAAATGCTGGTTGATCCctttcttcaaacttcaagtttCAGTTTACACAACTCAAACCTGTCAGCGATGGGAACTCCCTTTTTTACCCTCCTTTCCGGACcaccatctctctctcaatataattCCCAACAGATACCGAGTTCAAAGTCATCCAATCCACCCAGTAAAGCTTACGTCTTCAATAGCAATACTATTGTGGGTCCCCCACAACGTGAAGCTTCATATGGTTCCTCCAATCCGCCAACACAAGTCATTAATAATAGCTATCTGAAGTCGAAAGTCAATATCTGTTCTGTTGTTCCGGTCAGGAGTTTGGCAAGTGATGGTGGAAATACTACTTCTTGTTTGCATGATGTTGTGCAGGCTAGAAAACTAAGTGATCCGACTGTAGAGCTTGCTAAGGCGGCCAATTATCACACATCTCATGGTATTCAACAATCAAATGACTTCTCTTCTCTGAAAGCTGCACCGATTTCTGGTCCAATGCCAGCTCAACGTGAGAAGCTTCACAACCCATCCATCCCTCTTCAACCATCTCCTCTCATAAGTGGTTTACCACGTGTGTTTTGTCTGTATGCAA GTGGTAATCTGTTGCTCAGCAGTAATGGAGTCCTTGGAGTTGTTTGTTCTTGCCATGGTTTTCGCATGTCAATTTCCAATTTTTTAGAG CATTCAGGATTGCGGAATGTTAATCCCGGAGATGCTGTCCATATGGATAGCGGCGAAACAATAGCTCAGTGGCGGAAGGTCTACTTTTCACGGTTTGGG ATTAAAATACCAGAAGATCATTGTGGATGGCACTGGCCTGAAGGATATTCCACATCAGCTGATTTGGTCAAATCTAGAGAAAAGGTGCCCGACGTAACCAAAATTTCTGATCTGTCCAAGACTGTTGGTTTCCGTAAATCATTTGCAGCATCCGTACATCCATCGACAAACATAATATTTCCAGTTGATCATAGTTCATGCTCAAGTTTTCTCAGCGAGATCCGATCTCATAGCAATGCAAACAGTGGCGCAGTTAATAAGACTATGCAGCAGTCTGTGACTCATTCTTTTCAGTCTGGTCCAACATACGTTGATCCAAACTACAAGACCAATAACATGTTCAGCTGCCAACAAGACCTGCAAAGTATAAGAAGTATTGGCAGAGATTCTGAAAAATATAACAACTCTAGCGGTGGTGATAAAAGGGGAAAAACTAAAGTTTCCTCAAATATTGAGCTGAGACTAGGACAGCCAGCTCAGCAGAGTAAATTATTTGGGAAATCTAATTTGTCGGGTTTTAGTGGTCACGTTGGCAGAGTTAGCCATCCCACCGAATTGGTTTCCTCACAGCTGCTGAATTATAATG TAGGCACTAAGAAAGTTCTAGAGGAAGCCAAGCAAATTGTTAACTGTGCTGCTAAAGCTGCTATATCCAGTTCAATTGAAGGACAAAACCGTTTAGGGTTTTCAAATCTTGGATTTGGAGCCTATAGCACAAGAACAGAATTCCAGCCTGAAAAATTGAAAGGTGATGCAGTTGTAGGTTCGGTCAACTCCATACTATTTTCGAACTTGGAAAATCCTAAAGATAAAATGCCTAAGCAACAATACGGTGAATCTCAAATTTCCAAGCTTGGTTCAGTAAACTTCGAGTGCAATATGGAAAGATTCAAGCTTTTGGATAAAGAGAAACAGTCGGAACATGTTGACAATGTATATTCTAGACCAGTTACATGGCAACCTGTGTCTCCTAGACCAACTTTGATACCAGGTGCACAATCAACGGTATTTTCATCTACGGTTATGAATTCACATGTACACTCCTTGAGACCGGATGTCACACGCGCGAATCAAAATGACCAAACTTTACCAGGAAATCaaataagtgaaaattcaaatccAATAATCCATCCATTAAAATCATTTACAAG GGTTGATATGGGTGAAGATATTTGCTCATCATCTGGGCATAGACACTGCTGTCAGGGTACATCTTGTGCATATAATGTTCCAAATAAGTGCAACTGTTGGCTACAAAGAAACATTATGATTAAAAAATTTAATCTTGAGGAGAACAAATTTGTCAGTGCTTTTGGGGAGCCATCACAAATCAGACCCTCTGTATTATCTCCTTCTAAGATGGAGAAAGATAAAGATAGAACAACATTGCATGATAAATCTAATTCTTTAGTTGAAATTATTGAAACACCGAAGTCAAATTTGAAGAAAGTCGAGTTTAATACTTTTCAGTGGAAAGACGTTCCCAACAAAATCCCGAGAACGTGTCATGTGCCATGCACAGACCAGCCGGCTGACGTCACTGAACAAATTTCCGATGTAATAGTCAAATGCGTTGACCAACCGGGTCAAAAGGTTGATTCTTTAAAGGAGCAGGTTTTGTCTAATATATCATCCAAGTGTTCTGCTCCTGCGTTGACCCAGGCTTCAGTCAAAATTAGCAACGGAGACTCGTGTACTGATGATGCACAGAACACTGATTGTGCTAAGAACTTTGCTGTAGATGCAGCTTCAGGGATTCAAAAAAACTGGTcctctgatgatgatgatgatggtgatgaacaTGATAGTAGTAGTAACAATGGATTTGATATAAAAAACAAATCCGTAAACGACAAACGATCTAAAGTGGTTTCTGATCAATCGGGTCGTAATCTCGTTGATGAGATTAGAGTAATAGATTCTTTAAGATTGAAGAAAGTACAGAGTCAAGTTCACACTAAACTTCATTCCCATCGAAATGGTACTTCGTTGAAACCATTTGAGAAGGAATTTGAAtctagaaaaagaaaaaaagaaaaaaaattcaaaattcttgGAAAATCGTTCCTTGCCTCCCCTGTTTCATCTGTATCAACTGGAAGTTCGAGCCACTCATCTCAGTTTCTTGATGATGtacataaaaatgataaaaatagaaaGAAACTTTCATGTAAGACTCTGAAAAGGGTTCGTGTTCATGATGATTTTCGTGAAATTCCAGAATCTTCACGTGGAAAGAAGATAAGGATGGAAACGAATGTTTCAGAAATGCATTGTAAAAAGATTTCTAAGCCAATAGTATGTGGTAAGTATGGTCTTATCTCAAATGGTGATACATCTAAACCAGCAAAGATTTTTTCTCTTGGGAAGATTCTTAAAACCGCCAAAAAATGTTCTACTGATGGAAGGAAATTGGTAAAGAAAAGGCACATAAAGGCATCAAAGAAAGCTATTATTAGGGTAGGCAATCGACACTCGGATAGACTTTCTAATTTGAAGAAGGATAAATACTGCATAGGTACTTCAGTGTTCAGCGATGGTGATCCTATGGAAGCTTCAAATAGTGGGTTGGGCAACCGTAAAAGGCGAAAGGGAAAGGAGATTCGCATACGCAGCATATACGACTTAATCAAAGAAG GAAAGGACTCTGGTTTTGCTGAAAATTTTAAGAAGATAAAGTCCATACCCCAAGATAACTTGAAGAATGGTGGATACAGTAACGATGTCCATGAAGTACACAATATATCCAG ATGCCTAAAGGAGGTAGCATCCAAATCAACAATAGATTTGGATACACACTGTGATGTTTGTGGAAGCTTTAACAACGATGAAGTGAATTGCTTGTTGGAGTGCAACCGATGCTTGATTAAA GTGCATCAGGCTTGTTATGGCATCTCAAAAGTTCCCAAAGGTTTTTGGCATTGCAGGCCTTGCAGGGAAAATGCCACCAATATG GTATGTGTTCTATGTGGTTATGAAGGTGGGGTCATGACACGAGCTGTTCAAAGTAGCAACATTGTAAGAAGCCTTCTGAACGCATGGAATGTTGTTACAGAATCACATGAGAATCAAGTTGATATTGTTACACCCAAAAATACCATTTGTGTACATATAAGGGCAACTTCGGTACCCGATCAAGCGGTCAAGAATCCTTCTAATCCCGTCAAAGGCAAGATGGTAACGAACAGTGTAATAGCAGGCTTTTTCAACTCTTCTGTTAAGCAGTGGGTACATATGGTTTGTGGACTTTGGACACCTGGAACACGATGCCCAAATGTTAACACAATGAGTGCTTTTGATGTGTCTAATGCCCACTCTCCCAAAGGAACTGTG GTTTGTTCAATGTGTAAACGTGCTGGTGGTTGTTGCATAAGATGCAGAGTTATTAACTGTGCAGTTCACTTTCATCCCTGGTGCGCCCATCAAAAG GGCTTACTGCAAAGCGTGATCGAAGGAGTTGACAATGACAAGATTGGTTTCTATGGGAGATGTGAGCTTCATGCAACTGAAAACCATTTTAACCAAAAGACGACTACTCAGAGCATACAAGTTGCGAGTCCTGATGAAAAGGAAACATGTGCTCGAACCGAG GGTTACAAGGGACGAAAACGAGAAGGCTTTAGGCATGATAGTCGACATAATGCTAGCAGTACTGGTGGATACGTGGTTCAGCAAGAGCAATTAGATGCTTGGAATCATATAAATAGACAATTGTTATATAAAAGACGGTTTCAAAGGACACCACAGCTTGTTCAAGACGTAGAGTATGACGTCCGG AAAGAATATGCTCGCTATAAACAGTCGAAAAATTGGAAGCAGCTGGTGGTATACAAATCAGGGATACATGCACTTGGTCTGTATACATCAAATTTCATTTCACAGAGCGCAATG GTGGTTGAGTATGTTGGTGAAATAGTGGGGCTGCGTGTAGCTGATAGAAGAGAATTAGAATATCAGTCGGGAAAACAGTTGCAGTATAAAAGTGCCTGCTACTTTTTCAAGATTGATAAAGAACATATAATTGATGCAACCCGTAAAGGAGGAGTTGCCCGTTTTGTTAACCATTCTTGCCAG CCAAACTGTGTTGCCAAAGTGATAACCATACGGGGTGAAAAGAAG GTAGTGTTCTTCGCGGTAAGGGACATATATCCAGGAGAAGAGATAACGTATGACTACCATTTTAACAACGAAGATGAAGGTAAAAAGATTTTGTGCTCTTGCAATTCAAATAATTGCAGACGTTATCTCAACTAG